A genomic stretch from Flavobacterium humidisoli includes:
- a CDS encoding DUF5908 family protein, translating into MPIEIRELVIKTEIVTNNTKNSALTKEREMSILRKQLLEECKRLIAEKNQENSYKR; encoded by the coding sequence GAACTGGTCATTAAAACAGAAATCGTAACAAATAACACTAAAAATTCGGCACTAACCAAGGAAAGAGAAATGTCTATTTTAAGAAAACAGCTGCTGGAAGAATGTAAAAGATTAATTGCAGAGAAAAATCAGGAGAATAGCTATAAACGTTAA